The window AGTGATTTTTATGACGTTTCAGAGTCGCCTAAGCTATTAGAAGTGTTTACTCCAGCCAGAGATAATGATGCTATTTTATTAGATTACTTTAAATATGTGCGATAGTTTCGTCGGATAAATTATACGTTAAGCGTAATTTTTATTATATTTATTTGGTGATTACAAAGAGAGCAAGAAAATTTGTACCTTTAATAAGCTAAAAATTATTAATTTAAATTATAAAAAAATTATGAGTAAACGTGATGACTTAATCGTAAAGTATGCTGCAGATTTAAAAGATAAATGTGGAGTAACTCCGGACATGGATTTTTTAACTAAAGTTACAATTGGTTGTGGACCATCTATATATAATAAAGATGCAGCTACAGTCTCGGGTACCGATGATTCAGAATTAGCTACTGTTAAAAATAATTTTTTAATTAAAAAATTAGGTTTAGCGGATAGTGCAGATCTAGATAAAGCTATAGATTCTGTAATTGAAACTTACGGAAGATCAAATAAAAATAAATACAGAGCAGTTGTTTATTATTTGTTAGCAAAACACTTCAAAAAAGAAGCTATTTACAAATAGAATAAAAAAAATATATAAAAAAAGTGTTACAGTTCTGTAACGCTTTTTTTATATGCTTACATTTGCAAAATGATACGAATAGGAGAATTTAATACACTCGGAATTTTAAGAGATACAGAACCTGGATTATTTTTAGGTGATGCAGATGGTAATGAAGTTTTATTACCTAATAGATATGTTCCAGAACAGTTTGAAATTGGTGATGAATTAGAGGTGTTTGTTTATTTAGATAATGACGAACGTATTATCGCTACAACTACAGAGCCGTTTATAATTAATGGAGAGTTTGCGGTATTACGTTGTAATGAAGTTTCTAAATTTGGAGCTTTTTTAGACTTTGGATTGGTAAAAGAATTGTTTTGCCCGTTTAAAGAGCAAGCATTTCCAATGAAAAAAGGGGGCTGGTATTTAGTACGTTGTTATTTAGATGATGTCACGGAGCGTTTGGTTGCTTCTAGTAAAACCAATCAATTTTTAGATAATAAAGAATTAACTGTTGCGCAATTTGACCAAGTAGATATTATTGTGTCGCATCCAAGTGATTTAGGGATGAATGTTATTGTAAATAATATACATACAGGATTGATTTATAAGGATAGCATTTTTCAAGACTTAAGTGTTGGAGATAAGTTAAAAGGTATTATTAAAAAGGTAAGACCAGGAAATAAGTTAGATATCGGTTTAGGAGAAATAGGCTATAGAAATATCGAGCCTAATGCAGATAAAATTATGCAAGAATTAACGGATAACAATGGGTTTTTACCTGTGACAGATAAGTCTAGTCCGGAAAAAATTAAAGATCTTTTACAAATGAGTAAAAAAACATTTAAAAAGGCCATCGGTACACTTTACAAGCAAAAGCTTGTAGATCTAAAAGAGGATGGAATTTATCTAAAATAAATTTTGCTATAGTAATACCGTAGATTTTTAATCTATAAAATAAAGGAAAGTAGTGTAGCTCAGGTTATACTACTTTTTTTGTATGATATAATGATTTTTGGGACAATGCTCTTAATTTGTTTTTGGTAATACCGTTAACAAGCAAGGTTAGAATTTGTTTTGTTTACATTTTTTGCGCATTCTATAGCATGGTATAGGTTGTCAAAACGACTAATTTCTATTTTTAAAAACAGTTTTTCCATTAAAGCGTTAAACCAACTATTCTCACTTCTAGTTACAACAGCATAACCATTTAGTTGGCTGCCGTTAAGAAAATTAAGCCAATCGGAAGGCTTTACGGAGTATGTATTTACACGGTTAGAAATATAATAAATAGTGTTTGATGGGCCATAAAATTGTTTTATCGCGTCAACGACGTGCTGTGCTTCTTCCCAAGTATAGGTTACATTTTCATTAATTTCAGAAATAACAATTCCATCTAAAAAATAGAAATTACCAGAATCTGTAATGTGTATGTCTCTAATTTGGTTTGCAAGGGTTGAGTTGATGATTTTCATAAAGTAAATAGCTTTAAAGCTAAATTAGTTAATATTCTATATTTTAATAGAATCGTGATTACATTTTAAATAGCTAATCGACAAAAGATATGTTTTATCGTTTAAAATCATAAAAACTACCTAAAAGAGGTTAAGGCTCTTTATAGGTAGTAGGTAAGCAACTAATAAATAGATGCCTAGGATTTATTTTTTAATCAAGCTATCAATTATATTTGATTTGTTTACTATATAATTATTAACATATTTATAAGCTTTATCCAAATCATTAAAACTTGAGACTGGCATTTTACAGAATTGCTTTTCAATATCAATATTCATAGAGTCAAATTGTGAATAAGCGACAATACCATAGATACTTAAATTAGGAAGTAAATCAGTCTGCTTTTGATAGTCTAAAACTTCAACTGAGTATTTATTCACTCTATTTGAGATATAACCGTAAGGCTTATTTTTTGTTTCGTAAAAATCGTATATTTTCTTTAAAAAATATTGTGAAGATTTGAGTGATGCATGCTCTCCTTCGTTAATTTGCATAACAGCTATGTTTTCAAAAAAATATAAATCACCCACAGGTAAATGGTATGTTTTTTCTACTTTCCTGAATATTTCAGAGTTTATTACTAACATTGTCAAGGGATTAATTAATTATTAAGTGAAGGTACACTATGAAATAGGTGTGCAAGATTTAAGCTGTTTAATAAAATACTAAATCGTCAAAAGGTATATTTTTGAGCTAAAAATTAGTTGTACGAGGATAATTCTTACACTTATTAATTGTTATTGAGTCGTTTAGTGGTTTGTGACTGTGATTGTAAAAGTTTTTTTTAAAGATTTAAACAAAGTCATTCGAGAAATGAAAAAGTAAATA is drawn from Psychroserpens sp. NJDZ02 and contains these coding sequences:
- a CDS encoding S1 RNA-binding domain-containing protein, giving the protein MIRIGEFNTLGILRDTEPGLFLGDADGNEVLLPNRYVPEQFEIGDELEVFVYLDNDERIIATTTEPFIINGEFAVLRCNEVSKFGAFLDFGLVKELFCPFKEQAFPMKKGGWYLVRCYLDDVTERLVASSKTNQFLDNKELTVAQFDQVDIIVSHPSDLGMNVIVNNIHTGLIYKDSIFQDLSVGDKLKGIIKKVRPGNKLDIGLGEIGYRNIEPNADKIMQELTDNNGFLPVTDKSSPEKIKDLLQMSKKTFKKAIGTLYKQKLVDLKEDGIYLK
- a CDS encoding DUF2853 family protein, whose protein sequence is MSKRDDLIVKYAADLKDKCGVTPDMDFLTKVTIGCGPSIYNKDAATVSGTDDSELATVKNNFLIKKLGLADSADLDKAIDSVIETYGRSNKNKYRAVVYYLLAKHFKKEAIYK